Proteins encoded within one genomic window of Bacillus sp. F19:
- the queA gene encoding tRNA preQ1(34) S-adenosylmethionine ribosyltransferase-isomerase QueA gives MKVDLFDFNLPEELIAQVPLIERDASKLMVLDKETGSIHHEQFRTIIDYFHKGDCLVLNNTRVLPARLIGEKKDTGAKIELLLLKQEQGDVWEVLAKPAKRVKIGTELVFGDGVLHAVCTGESEHGGRLLEFKYEGIFYEALDALGKMPLPPYIKEQLDDQERYQTVFSRERGSAAAPTAGLHFTEQILDQLKEKGVHIAFITLHVGLGTFRPVNADVVEEHEMHAEFYQMSTGTAQLLNQVRAEGGRIISVGTTSTRTLETIASKNEGKFIEDSGWTNIFIYPGYEFRAIDGMVTNFHLPKSSLIMLVSALATREHIMNAYETAVKEKYRFFSFGDAMLII, from the coding sequence ATGAAAGTAGATTTATTTGATTTTAACTTGCCAGAGGAACTAATTGCACAAGTGCCGCTTATAGAACGCGATGCTTCTAAGCTGATGGTCCTTGATAAAGAAACAGGCTCCATTCACCATGAACAATTCAGAACAATCATTGATTATTTCCATAAGGGAGACTGTCTTGTTCTTAATAATACCCGTGTGCTGCCTGCCCGTTTAATTGGGGAGAAAAAAGACACGGGGGCAAAAATTGAACTGCTTTTGCTGAAGCAAGAGCAAGGCGATGTCTGGGAAGTTCTGGCGAAACCGGCAAAACGTGTGAAAATTGGCACTGAACTAGTATTTGGAGACGGCGTTCTGCATGCTGTGTGCACTGGCGAGTCTGAACACGGCGGGAGATTGCTTGAGTTCAAATATGAAGGGATTTTTTATGAGGCTTTAGATGCTTTGGGTAAAATGCCGCTGCCTCCGTATATCAAAGAGCAGCTGGATGATCAGGAGCGGTACCAGACGGTCTTCTCAAGAGAGAGAGGATCAGCTGCAGCCCCAACGGCAGGACTTCATTTTACGGAGCAGATCTTAGATCAATTGAAAGAAAAAGGGGTTCATATTGCGTTTATCACTCTTCACGTTGGTTTGGGAACATTCCGGCCTGTAAACGCTGATGTAGTAGAAGAACATGAAATGCATGCTGAATTTTATCAAATGAGTACAGGAACAGCTCAGCTGCTAAATCAAGTGCGCGCTGAAGGCGGGAGGATTATATCGGTTGGGACAACTTCAACACGCACTCTTGAGACAATAGCTTCGAAAAATGAAGGGAAATTCATTGAAGACAGCGGATGGACAAATATTTTTATCTATCCTGGCTATGAATTCCGTGCGATTGACGGTATGGTCACAAACTTCCACTTGCCAAAATCATCTTTGATTATGCTGGTCAGTGCGTTAGCAACAAGAGAACATATAATGAATGCCTATGAAACGGCAGTCAAGGAAAAATACCGATTTTTCAGCTTTGGAGATGCCATGCTTATCATCTGA